From the Exiguobacterium aurantiacum genome, one window contains:
- a CDS encoding GntR family transcriptional regulator, producing MAPKYKQVAEQIETDIMNHVYQHTNKLLTEDEYATKYGVSRNTIRKAIEILVNKGYVYQVQGSGVFVRDHYMSDYVNLEKLQGLTSDFSGRKVETQVLDFELTTANDEVAERMKCNVGTPVYYVKRLRLVDDHPFSVEDSYFRKDLVVYLDRNITEKSIYNYFRNDQKLAIGFADRVIYADFLNAEDATLLGLKENDPALLVDNTVYLTNGQIFDVSRSTHHFRHVKMLKVSNIKS from the coding sequence ATGGCTCCAAAGTATAAACAAGTCGCTGAACAGATTGAGACGGACATTATGAATCACGTCTATCAACATACGAACAAGCTCCTCACCGAGGACGAATATGCTACGAAATACGGCGTCAGCCGCAATACGATTCGAAAAGCGATTGAGATTCTCGTCAACAAAGGTTATGTCTATCAAGTCCAAGGGAGCGGCGTCTTCGTCCGTGACCATTACATGAGCGATTACGTGAACCTCGAGAAGTTGCAAGGTCTTACGAGCGACTTCAGTGGACGGAAAGTCGAAACGCAAGTCCTTGATTTCGAATTGACGACAGCGAACGACGAAGTCGCCGAGCGAATGAAGTGCAACGTCGGGACACCCGTCTACTACGTCAAACGTCTCCGACTCGTCGATGACCATCCGTTCTCGGTCGAGGATTCGTATTTCCGGAAAGATCTCGTCGTCTATCTCGACCGGAACATCACCGAGAAGTCGATCTACAACTACTTCCGCAACGATCAAAAGCTCGCCATCGGTTTTGCCGACCGTGTCATTTACGCCGATTTTTTGAACGCAGAAGACGCGACACTGCTCGGACTGAAAGAGAACGACCCGGCCCTCCTCGTCGACAACACCGTCTATTTGACGAACGGTCAAATCTTCGACGTATCGCGCTCGACACATCATTTCCGCCATGTGAAGATGCTCAAAGTCTCTAACATCAAGTCCTAA
- a CDS encoding PTS lactose/cellobiose transporter subunit IIA, producing the protein MVSETIEITPEDIFGLIALSGDAKASYHHAMLLMQEGKADEAAEAVKAGDATLKEAHAIQTKFVTLEAQGKTATVGVLMVHAQDHLMNTILVKEMLGYMMNMQNEINQLKGMDQK; encoded by the coding sequence ATGGTTTCTGAAACAATCGAAATTACTCCCGAAGATATCTTCGGTTTAATCGCCCTTTCAGGCGACGCCAAAGCGAGCTACCATCACGCGATGCTGTTGATGCAAGAAGGCAAAGCAGATGAAGCGGCTGAAGCAGTAAAAGCTGGTGACGCGACTTTGAAAGAAGCACACGCCATCCAAACGAAATTTGTCACACTCGAGGCACAAGGGAAAACGGCTACAGTCGGCGTTCTCATGGTGCACGCGCAAGATCACTTGATGAACACCATCCTCGTTAAAGAGATGCTCGGCTATATGATGAACATGCAAAACGAAATCAACCAATTGAAAGGAATGGATCAAAAATGA
- a CDS encoding PTS sugar transporter subunit IIB, with protein MMKIGLFCAAGMSTSMLVEKMKAVATERGIDAEIAAYPESEMETYVDNLDVALLGPQVKYLLSKGKQICEPKGVPIDVINTVDYGMMNGTKVLDHALKLANK; from the coding sequence ATGATGAAAATCGGACTCTTCTGCGCAGCAGGTATGTCAACTAGTATGTTAGTAGAAAAAATGAAAGCGGTTGCCACTGAACGAGGCATCGATGCTGAAATCGCTGCTTACCCAGAATCAGAAATGGAAACGTACGTGGACAACCTCGACGTCGCGCTTCTCGGACCACAAGTAAAATACTTGCTCTCGAAAGGCAAACAAATCTGTGAGCCTAAAGGCGTTCCAATCGACGTCATCAACACAGTCGACTACGGCATGATGAACGGAACGAAAGTATTAGACCACGCGTTAAAACTCGCAAATAAATAA
- a CDS encoding GH1 family beta-glucosidase — MKMPNNFLFGAASASYQVEGAWNEDGKGLSNWDVFSKIPGKTFEDTNGDVAVDHYHRYKEDIALMAEMGLESYRFSISWPRVFPNGTGEVNEKGLEFYNNLIDECLKHNIVPFVTLYHWDLPQALEEKGGWKNPETVDAFVRFADTCFQSFGDRVRHWITFNEAVIFCSLGYLTGAHPPGIEGDVKGYFQTTHHVFVAHARAVELFKQNGYEGEIGITHVFNPAFSIDDAEENKFAEMHANAYSTHWFYDPILKGEYPAYVVKGLEEQGLLPDMTDEELDLLKRTASMNDFIGLNYYSPQRVMKNDSALVMAGGRENSTGRPGNPSFDGVYKTVMMDDKVYTKWAWEISPEAFLDGMHMLKDRYGDVKIYITENGLGDVDPIVDGEIVDDARIEYIEGHIRAVKHAVEQGVNVAGYYAWSAIDLLSWLNGYKKQYGFIYVDHANGLARKKKKSFYWYKDIIATRAENL, encoded by the coding sequence TTGAAAATGCCAAACAATTTCTTGTTCGGCGCTGCATCGGCTTCTTACCAAGTCGAGGGCGCATGGAACGAGGACGGGAAAGGACTCTCGAACTGGGACGTCTTCTCGAAAATTCCTGGAAAAACATTTGAAGATACGAACGGCGACGTCGCCGTCGACCATTACCACCGTTATAAAGAAGACATCGCACTCATGGCGGAGATGGGACTCGAATCATACCGTTTCTCGATTTCATGGCCGCGTGTCTTCCCGAACGGCACAGGTGAAGTGAACGAAAAAGGGCTCGAGTTTTACAACAACTTGATTGACGAGTGCTTGAAGCACAACATCGTCCCGTTCGTGACACTCTACCACTGGGATCTCCCGCAAGCGCTTGAAGAAAAAGGCGGCTGGAAAAATCCAGAGACGGTTGACGCATTCGTCCGTTTCGCCGATACTTGCTTCCAATCGTTCGGCGACCGTGTCCGTCACTGGATCACGTTCAACGAAGCGGTCATCTTCTGTTCACTCGGCTATTTGACTGGGGCACACCCGCCAGGCATCGAAGGCGACGTCAAAGGATACTTCCAAACGACGCACCACGTCTTCGTCGCTCACGCTCGTGCCGTCGAGTTGTTCAAACAAAACGGATATGAAGGCGAAATCGGAATCACACACGTGTTCAACCCGGCTTTCAGCATCGATGACGCCGAAGAGAACAAGTTCGCCGAAATGCACGCGAACGCTTACTCGACACATTGGTTCTATGATCCGATTTTGAAAGGTGAATACCCAGCGTACGTCGTGAAAGGACTCGAGGAGCAAGGCCTTCTCCCTGACATGACAGACGAAGAGCTCGACCTCTTGAAGCGCACGGCTTCGATGAACGACTTCATTGGCCTCAACTACTACAGCCCGCAACGCGTCATGAAAAATGACTCGGCGCTCGTCATGGCCGGTGGCCGTGAGAACTCGACAGGCCGCCCGGGTAACCCATCGTTCGATGGCGTCTATAAGACGGTCATGATGGATGATAAGGTCTACACGAAATGGGCTTGGGAAATCTCACCGGAAGCGTTCCTTGACGGCATGCACATGCTCAAAGATCGTTACGGCGATGTGAAAATCTACATTACAGAGAACGGTCTCGGTGATGTAGACCCAATCGTGGACGGAGAAATCGTCGACGACGCGCGCATCGAATATATCGAAGGTCATATCCGCGCCGTGAAACACGCTGTCGAACAGGGTGTCAACGTCGCAGGTTACTACGCTTGGTCGGCCATCGATCTTCTCAGCTGGCTCAACGGATATAAGAAGCAGTATGGCTTCATCTACGTTGACCACGCCAACGGGCTTGCTCGTAAGAAGAAAAAATCGTTCTACTGGTACAAAGATATTATCGCTACTCGCGCTGAAAACCTATAA
- a CDS encoding PTS sugar transporter subunit IIC — MSRLETVFEKFTPGFVRFANAKPVLAIKDGFILTMPMTIIGSLFLLILALPIPGWAEFMSGLFGADWTLPLTQVVGATFDILALIGVFGIAYSYVKNEKIEGVPAGILGIISFLIITQASVLSEGGETVGGVIPKVWTGGQGVLAAIVVGLVVGFIYSQFIKRGISIKMPDGVPPGVSNSFSALVPGLAIITLAVATFATFQAVADRTFTEVVYDVLQAPLQNLTDTLAGAVIIMVLMSVMWWCGIHGAAIIMGIMGPLLTANALQNQAILDSGETLVAGENAKIVTIQFLDVFTKLGGSGITIGFIIATLIVARSAHLKQLGKLSLAPSLFNINEPVIFGMPIVFNPIMFVPFVIVPAIASFMVYFSILWGWVDPFNALQVPWTTPPVISGFLIGGWRAALLQIVTIAMAVAVYLPFVRMQDRVSYGEELKAQEESDKASA; from the coding sequence ATGAGCCGCTTAGAAACCGTATTTGAAAAATTCACGCCAGGGTTCGTTCGTTTCGCGAACGCCAAGCCCGTCCTTGCAATTAAGGACGGGTTCATCCTGACGATGCCGATGACGATCATCGGGTCATTGTTCTTGCTCATCCTCGCGCTCCCGATTCCAGGCTGGGCCGAATTCATGTCAGGTCTGTTCGGAGCCGATTGGACGCTCCCCCTCACGCAAGTCGTCGGTGCGACGTTTGACATCCTTGCTTTAATCGGTGTTTTTGGAATCGCTTACTCGTACGTAAAAAACGAGAAAATCGAAGGCGTACCAGCTGGTATCCTCGGAATCATCTCGTTCTTGATTATCACGCAAGCGTCTGTCCTCTCTGAAGGTGGAGAAACAGTCGGCGGAGTCATCCCGAAAGTATGGACAGGCGGACAAGGTGTCCTCGCTGCCATCGTCGTCGGATTGGTCGTCGGATTCATTTATTCGCAGTTCATCAAACGCGGAATCAGCATCAAAATGCCTGACGGTGTTCCACCAGGCGTATCGAACTCATTCTCAGCACTCGTTCCTGGTCTTGCGATCATCACACTTGCGGTTGCGACGTTCGCGACTTTCCAAGCGGTTGCCGATCGTACGTTCACAGAAGTCGTCTATGACGTGCTTCAAGCTCCGCTTCAAAACTTGACGGACACACTTGCTGGAGCCGTTATTATCATGGTGCTCATGTCAGTCATGTGGTGGTGTGGAATTCACGGTGCCGCGATTATCATGGGGATTATGGGACCACTCCTTACAGCAAACGCGCTTCAAAACCAAGCAATTCTTGATTCAGGTGAAACACTCGTAGCCGGTGAGAATGCGAAAATCGTTACAATCCAGTTCCTCGACGTGTTCACGAAGCTCGGCGGATCAGGAATCACAATCGGATTCATCATCGCAACACTCATCGTCGCCCGTTCGGCTCACTTGAAGCAACTCGGCAAGCTCTCGCTTGCGCCAAGTCTCTTCAACATCAACGAGCCGGTCATCTTCGGGATGCCGATCGTGTTCAACCCGATCATGTTCGTACCGTTCGTCATCGTTCCGGCGATTGCTTCGTTCATGGTCTACTTCTCAATCCTTTGGGGTTGGGTCGACCCGTTCAACGCGCTTCAAGTGCCTTGGACGACACCACCGGTCATCTCCGGTTTCTTAATCGGCGGATGGCGTGCAGCGCTCTTACAGATTGTTACGATCGCTATGGCCGTAGCCGTCTACCTCCCGTTCGTTCGCATGCAAGACCGCGTCTCGTACGGTGAAGAGTTGAAAGCACAAGAAGAATCAGACAAAGCGTCAGCCTAA
- a CDS encoding WapI family immunity protein, with translation MALTKLASRDETIDVTIESYAYAYPDADNIHDAAWHRNWVGFHAPDHRITFDDIMLDSLLVAHYIPVFESFVAGDVQQVEFEPTEPYIRLTVTRRDGDGDEVDVRGHLEHPLGDEMEELDINFETSVANVERFLKGLRDIAAEFPIRERESDL, from the coding sequence ATGGCGCTCACGAAGTTGGCGTCGCGTGACGAAACGATTGATGTGACGATCGAGAGCTATGCGTATGCCTATCCTGACGCCGACAACATCCATGATGCGGCGTGGCATCGGAATTGGGTCGGGTTTCATGCACCGGACCATCGGATCACGTTCGATGACATTATGCTCGACAGTCTGCTCGTCGCTCACTACATACCGGTATTTGAGTCGTTCGTTGCCGGTGACGTGCAACAGGTCGAGTTCGAACCGACAGAACCGTATATCCGCTTGACGGTGACGAGGAGAGACGGCGATGGGGATGAGGTGGACGTGCGAGGCCATCTGGAGCACCCGCTCGGGGACGAGATGGAAGAACTTGATATTAACTTTGAAACCTCTGTAGCGAACGTGGAACGCTTCCTAAAAGGCTTACGGGACATCGCTGCTGAATTTCCGATCCGGGAACGTGAGAGTGATTTGTAA
- a CDS encoding GH1 family beta-glucosidase, with protein sequence MQFNKDFVFGTATSSYQIEGAHNEDGRTPSIWDMFCDIDGRVFEKHNGDVACDHYHRFEEDIQHIKQLGVDTYRFSIAWPRIFPAKGEFNPAGMAFYKTLATRLREEGIKPAVTLYHWDLPMWAHEEGGWVNRDSVDWFLDYAKVCFDELDGIVDSWITHNEPWCAGFLGYHLGVHAPGHRDMNEAVRAVHHMLLSHGKAVELLKQELKSTTPIGITLNLSPVYAKTDSVNDRLAQNNSDGYSNRWFLDPVFKGQYPVDMMNLFAKYVHTYDFIKPGDMETISTECDFFGINFYSRGLVEFSAANDFMTVAAYSDYDKTGMGWDIAPNEFKDLIRRLRNEYTDLPIIITENGAAYDDVLENGEVHDVKRIDYVKKHLTAVSDLNDEGMNIAGYYLWSLMDNFEWSFGYEKRFGILYIDFDTQERVWKDSAKWYAGVIGDHKAKHADSVEA encoded by the coding sequence ATGCAGTTTAACAAAGACTTCGTCTTCGGAACGGCCACTTCGTCGTATCAGATTGAAGGTGCGCATAACGAAGACGGGCGTACCCCGTCGATTTGGGACATGTTCTGTGACATCGACGGCCGCGTGTTCGAGAAGCATAACGGTGACGTCGCGTGCGACCACTACCACCGCTTCGAAGAAGACATCCAGCACATCAAACAGCTCGGTGTCGACACGTATCGCTTCTCGATCGCCTGGCCGCGCATCTTCCCGGCGAAAGGTGAGTTCAACCCGGCTGGGATGGCGTTCTACAAGACGCTCGCGACACGCCTCCGTGAGGAAGGCATCAAGCCGGCCGTCACGCTCTACCACTGGGATCTCCCGATGTGGGCACATGAAGAAGGCGGCTGGGTGAACCGCGACTCGGTCGATTGGTTCCTCGATTATGCCAAAGTGTGCTTTGATGAACTCGACGGCATCGTCGACTCGTGGATTACGCACAACGAGCCATGGTGTGCCGGATTCCTCGGCTACCATCTCGGTGTTCATGCACCGGGACATCGTGACATGAACGAAGCGGTTCGCGCCGTGCACCATATGCTCCTCTCGCACGGGAAAGCGGTCGAACTGTTGAAGCAAGAGTTGAAGTCGACGACGCCAATCGGCATCACGCTCAACTTGTCACCGGTCTACGCGAAGACGGACTCGGTGAATGATCGACTCGCACAAAATAACTCGGACGGCTACTCGAATCGCTGGTTCCTCGACCCAGTATTCAAAGGTCAGTATCCGGTCGACATGATGAATTTGTTCGCGAAATACGTTCACACGTACGATTTCATCAAACCAGGTGACATGGAGACAATCTCGACAGAGTGCGACTTCTTCGGCATCAACTTCTACAGCCGCGGACTCGTTGAGTTCAGCGCGGCGAACGACTTCATGACGGTGGCTGCGTACTCCGATTACGACAAGACGGGCATGGGCTGGGATATCGCCCCGAACGAATTCAAAGACCTGATCCGTCGCTTACGTAACGAGTACACAGACCTTCCAATCATCATCACAGAGAACGGCGCGGCTTACGACGACGTGCTTGAGAACGGCGAAGTCCATGACGTGAAACGCATCGACTACGTTAAAAAGCACCTCACAGCCGTATCCGACTTGAACGACGAAGGCATGAACATCGCCGGATATTATCTCTGGTCGCTCATGGACAACTTCGAATGGAGCTTCGGTTACGAGAAACGCTTCGGCATCCTCTACATCGACTTCGACACGCAAGAGCGCGTCTGGAAAGACAGCGCGAAATGGTACGCCGGCGTCATCGGCGACCATAAAGCCAAACACGCGGATAGCGTCGAGGCGTAA
- a CDS encoding carbohydrate ABC transporter permease translates to MEQNAESRRMLADSEVQPPREEKPLRVEPPVKKQKKKWFSRGLIYTGLIILTIICFIPFLMMLVNATRTNGEIMSGFSLIPGSALVENYAILSDYINIWTGFKNSLIVAVLVTLLSGYFSAMTAFGFAFYNFKGKNVMFIFMLVMMMVPGQLGLIGFYEISKTLGILDSFIPLIIPSIASPFVVFFIRQYTQATLHVSMIEAARIDGASELRIFHTIALPMMMPAVATMSIFTFIGSWNNYLMPLVLLFSPEKYTLPVLMGFLKGSQVAENLGALYLGIAISVVPIMIAFLFLSKYIVSSISAGAVKE, encoded by the coding sequence ATGGAACAAAATGCAGAATCACGGCGTATGCTCGCCGACAGCGAAGTGCAGCCGCCGCGTGAGGAGAAACCGCTTCGCGTGGAACCGCCAGTAAAGAAGCAGAAAAAGAAATGGTTTAGCCGTGGCTTAATTTACACGGGCTTGATTATCTTGACGATTATCTGTTTCATCCCGTTCTTGATGATGCTCGTCAACGCGACTCGGACGAACGGTGAAATCATGTCTGGTTTCTCGCTCATCCCTGGATCGGCGCTCGTCGAAAACTATGCGATTTTGAGCGACTATATTAACATTTGGACCGGTTTTAAAAACAGTTTGATCGTCGCGGTGCTCGTGACATTGCTCTCTGGTTACTTCTCAGCGATGACTGCGTTCGGATTCGCCTTCTATAACTTCAAAGGCAAAAACGTGATGTTCATCTTCATGCTCGTCATGATGATGGTCCCAGGGCAACTTGGACTCATCGGGTTCTACGAGATTTCGAAGACGCTCGGGATTCTTGATTCGTTCATCCCGCTCATCATCCCGTCGATCGCCAGTCCGTTCGTCGTCTTCTTCATCCGCCAGTACACACAAGCGACGCTGCACGTCAGTATGATTGAAGCGGCTCGAATCGATGGAGCGAGCGAACTGCGCATCTTCCATACTATTGCGCTCCCGATGATGATGCCAGCCGTCGCGACGATGTCGATCTTTACGTTCATCGGCTCATGGAACAACTACTTGATGCCGCTCGTGCTCTTGTTCTCACCAGAGAAGTACACGTTGCCGGTCCTCATGGGCTTCTTGAAAGGTTCACAGGTCGCCGAGAACCTCGGTGCCCTTTACCTCGGTATCGCCATCTCGGTCGTGCCGATTATGATCGCCTTCTTGTTCTTGTCGAAATACATCGTCAGCAGTATCTCGGCTGGTGCGGTCAAAGAATAA
- a CDS encoding carbohydrate ABC transporter permease, translated as MKKLDRYGYAFIAPFWVVFLTFSIYPVFLTLYYSFTNYTGSQGEEVVGFANYARLLTDTYFIEAFVNTIKIWGINFVLQIGLALALALLFSDLRLKLKGLAFFRSFFYLPNLITISSVALLFGILLDWQHGSLNMMLLKLGIISDPINWLSQPVTAQLSVSLILTWMWFGHSFIIVMAGVSGISQDFFEAAHIDGANRWQMFTNVTVPLLKPILLYIMITSLIGGLQLFDLPLLLTDGIGAPDGSLNTMVLYLYNQAFKYNNYGYAAAVAYGLFLITLVFSAIVFKGMFRKERAAQKGA; from the coding sequence GTGAAAAAACTTGACCGTTACGGCTATGCGTTTATTGCCCCATTTTGGGTCGTCTTTTTGACATTCAGTATCTATCCGGTCTTCTTGACCCTCTATTACAGTTTCACCAACTATACCGGCAGCCAAGGAGAAGAGGTCGTCGGCTTCGCGAACTACGCGCGTTTGTTGACAGACACATACTTCATCGAGGCGTTCGTCAATACGATTAAGATTTGGGGAATAAACTTTGTCTTGCAAATCGGTCTCGCACTGGCTCTCGCGCTCTTGTTCTCAGATCTTCGTTTGAAACTGAAGGGCCTTGCGTTCTTCCGTTCATTCTTCTATCTTCCTAACTTGATCACAATCAGTTCCGTCGCGCTCTTGTTCGGAATCTTGCTCGACTGGCAGCATGGATCACTCAACATGATGCTCTTGAAACTTGGTATCATCTCAGACCCGATCAATTGGTTATCGCAACCGGTGACGGCACAACTGTCCGTCTCGCTCATTTTGACATGGATGTGGTTCGGTCACTCGTTCATCATCGTCATGGCCGGTGTATCGGGGATTTCACAAGACTTCTTCGAAGCCGCCCATATCGATGGCGCGAACCGTTGGCAGATGTTCACGAACGTCACGGTCCCACTACTCAAACCGATTCTGTTGTACATCATGATTACATCGCTCATCGGTGGTCTTCAACTGTTCGATCTTCCGCTCCTATTGACGGATGGAATCGGTGCACCAGATGGCTCACTGAACACGATGGTTCTCTACTTGTACAACCAAGCATTCAAGTATAACAACTATGGCTATGCGGCAGCGGTCGCTTACGGCTTGTTCTTGATTACACTCGTCTTCTCGGCGATCGTCTTCAAAGGTATGTTCCGTAAAGAACGCGCTGCGCAGAAGGGAGCATAA
- a CDS encoding ABC transporter substrate-binding protein, producing the protein MRKKLVSLLSIGALSVGVLGACSNDEGTSGSESGSKDDVLKVWSFTDELKEPIKTYEEKNGVKVELTIVPIADYPTKLKPALESGVGAPDVFTGEIAFLKQWVDAGYWENLSDEPYNVNEISDDYIPYVFDLGKDKDGNVRALSWQTTPGGVYYKRSLAKEVLGTDDPTEIGNMMSSMDGVFEVAEKMKQKGYKMFPDEGAIRWFSQGANPEAWVNDKNELVLTEDKINYMDYAKELREKQYTALAPEWSPSWFEGMSKPIKVKEGGKETETQVFSYVLPTWGLHSVLKDSAKDTAGDWAVTNGPSPYFWGGTWLGVYEGSKNKEAAYDFVKLMTQDEEFLTGWAEETGDVLAYKPVTDKIKDDFSDEFLGGQNNYDFFLDQADEITPGIVTKYDQQLDTLYGASVLQYVEGKKSKEEAIEEFKKQAKNAYPDITVD; encoded by the coding sequence ATGCGTAAAAAATTAGTCAGCTTACTTTCAATCGGAGCTCTATCAGTCGGCGTCTTGGGCGCATGCTCAAACGACGAAGGAACTTCAGGTTCTGAGTCAGGATCTAAAGATGACGTCCTCAAAGTTTGGTCGTTCACGGACGAGCTCAAAGAACCAATCAAAACGTACGAAGAGAAGAACGGCGTCAAGGTTGAATTGACAATCGTTCCAATCGCCGACTATCCGACAAAACTTAAGCCGGCACTTGAAAGCGGCGTTGGGGCACCGGACGTCTTCACAGGTGAGATCGCGTTCCTCAAGCAATGGGTTGACGCAGGCTACTGGGAAAACCTTTCAGACGAGCCTTACAACGTCAATGAAATCTCAGACGACTACATCCCTTACGTCTTCGACCTTGGGAAAGACAAAGATGGCAACGTGCGCGCGCTCTCATGGCAAACGACACCAGGTGGCGTCTACTACAAACGTAGCTTAGCGAAAGAAGTTCTCGGCACAGATGACCCGACTGAAATCGGCAACATGATGAGCTCGATGGACGGCGTCTTCGAAGTTGCTGAGAAGATGAAGCAAAAAGGCTACAAAATGTTCCCAGACGAAGGCGCGATCCGTTGGTTCTCACAAGGCGCGAACCCAGAAGCATGGGTAAACGACAAGAACGAACTCGTGTTGACAGAAGACAAAATCAACTACATGGACTATGCGAAAGAGCTTCGTGAGAAACAATATACGGCACTCGCACCAGAATGGTCACCATCTTGGTTCGAAGGCATGTCGAAGCCAATCAAAGTTAAAGAAGGCGGCAAAGAGACAGAGACACAAGTCTTCTCTTACGTCCTCCCAACATGGGGTCTCCACAGCGTCTTGAAAGACAGCGCGAAAGACACAGCCGGTGACTGGGCAGTCACGAACGGTCCAAGCCCGTACTTCTGGGGCGGCACATGGCTCGGCGTTTACGAAGGATCGAAAAACAAAGAAGCTGCATACGATTTCGTTAAGCTCATGACACAAGACGAAGAGTTCTTGACTGGCTGGGCTGAAGAGACAGGCGACGTCCTCGCTTACAAACCAGTTACCGACAAAATCAAAGACGACTTCAGCGATGAGTTCCTCGGCGGACAGAACAACTACGACTTCTTCCTCGACCAAGCGGATGAAATCACACCAGGCATCGTCACGAAATATGACCAACAGCTCGACACGCTCTACGGCGCTTCAGTCCTTCAGTACGTAGAAGGTAAGAAGTCGAAAGAAGAAGCGATCGAAGAGTTCAAAAAACAAGCGAAGAACGCTTACCCAGATATTACAGTTGACTGA
- a CDS encoding LacI family DNA-binding transcriptional regulator, with translation MGTIYDLAKKTGFSITTVSKALNNYKDVSEKTRAKILKAAAEMDYLPNAHAQSLSTKKSWAIGVMFSEANEVGMKHPFFNGIIESFRHATEEHGYDLIFASRNLRNRDMSYLEHFKHRAVDGIVVICSDRMDEQVQELMQSDIPIVVVDMDSANCSVVYSDNTEGARLAVNYLHELGHRHIAHIAGDSSIDAGAARVKGYELAMEELDLPIQPGYLVNAGFFSVEEGKQAMEKLLQLESPPTAVFVAGDQMAIGAIEAVHEHGLRVPEDISIIGYDDIEMIKYITPKLTTIRQDTDEIGEAAAELLIEQMTAKERRTERRVIPVQLIERASCAPVKK, from the coding sequence ATGGGCACGATTTATGATTTAGCTAAAAAAACCGGCTTTTCGATTACGACGGTCTCCAAAGCGTTGAACAACTATAAGGACGTCAGCGAAAAGACGAGAGCCAAAATATTAAAAGCTGCGGCTGAGATGGACTATCTGCCGAACGCGCACGCACAATCGTTATCGACGAAAAAATCGTGGGCGATCGGGGTCATGTTCTCAGAAGCGAATGAAGTCGGAATGAAGCATCCATTTTTTAACGGCATCATTGAAAGTTTCCGTCACGCGACCGAGGAACACGGCTATGATTTGATTTTCGCCTCTCGAAACCTTCGCAACCGTGACATGAGTTATCTCGAACATTTCAAACATCGAGCAGTCGACGGTATCGTCGTCATTTGTTCGGACCGGATGGACGAACAAGTACAAGAGCTCATGCAGAGCGACATCCCGATCGTTGTGGTCGACATGGACAGCGCCAATTGCAGCGTCGTCTATTCGGACAATACGGAAGGTGCCCGCCTTGCTGTGAACTACTTGCATGAGTTAGGCCATCGCCACATCGCACATATCGCCGGAGACTCGTCGATTGATGCCGGTGCGGCCCGAGTGAAAGGGTATGAGCTCGCCATGGAGGAGCTCGACTTGCCGATTCAACCAGGTTACTTGGTCAACGCCGGGTTCTTCTCGGTCGAAGAAGGCAAACAGGCGATGGAGAAGTTATTACAACTTGAGTCACCGCCGACCGCAGTCTTCGTCGCAGGCGATCAAATGGCCATCGGGGCCATCGAAGCCGTCCATGAACACGGTCTCCGAGTCCCGGAAGACATCTCGATTATCGGCTATGACGACATCGAGATGATCAAGTACATCACGCCGAAACTGACGACAATCCGACAAGACACGGATGAAATCGGGGAAGCGGCGGCTGAACTGCTCATCGAGCAGATGACAGCTAAAGAACGTCGGACTGAACGCCGCGTCATCCCAGTTCAGTTGATTGAACGGGCGTCCTGCGCACCGGTCAAAAAGTAA